The genomic interval CGATCAATATAACTATGCAGCGCTTTTTCGTCATATACGATCTCCATTCCTCTGCCGCCTAGGACATAGGAAGGACGCACAAGCACTGGATAGCCAATCCGAGAGGCAACCTCTTTGGCATCCTCAAACGAGGTAGCCGTGCCAAATTCCGGTGCAGGCAGCTGCGCGGCTTTAAGGACATTTCCAAACTCGCCACGGTCCTCGGCCAGGTCGATTGCCTCTGGGCTGGTGCCGATAACAGGAAGCCCCGCATCTCTCAGTTTCTCTGCTAGTCCCAACGGAGTTTGCCCACCTAGCTGGACAATAACTCCTGCTACCGTGCCGGATTGAGACTCTGCGTGGTAGACCTCCATGACGTCTTCAAAGGTCAACGGCTCAAAGTAAAGACGATCCGCAGTGTCATAATCAGTAGAAACAGTCTCAGGGTTGCAGTTAATCATCACTGTTTCATAGCCCACGCGTGAGAGCTCAAGTGCGGCATGGACACAGGAATAGTCAAACTCAATACCCTGACCAATCCGGTTCGGACCCGAACCCAGGATAATCATTTTCTCTTTTTCTACCTGCGGGCGAACCTCGGACTCAGCGTTCGGGTCCAATTCATAGGCGGAATAGTGGTACGGAGTAGTAGCTTCGAACTCCGCAGCACACGTATCTACTGTTTTGAAAACAGGACGCACGCCTAGAGACCAGCGCAGACGACGCACGCCGTCTTCCCCCGCAAACTCCGGACGCAGAGCAGCAATCTGTTTATCGGACAGCCCCAGGAACTTCGCACGACGTAGCAAGGGCTCATCGAGAACTGGTGCAGCGACTAGCTCCTCACGGAAATCCACAAGCGCTTGCAGCTCTGCGAGGAACCATGGGTCAAGCCCTGAGGCTTCATGGACTTGCTCGATGCTAGCGCCCAGACGAAGCGCAAGTTCTGCGTCATAAATTCGTCCTTGCGTAGGACGTTTCAGATCCTCCAGCACTGCATCAACGTCTTGTGCTCGCTCCCCTGCAAAAGCCTCATCGCTGGTGGTCCAAAAACCTGCCTGCTTGTTCTCCAAAGAACGCATGACTTTGCCTAACGACGCAATGTAGTTGCGTCCCAGAGCCATAGCCTCGCCGACTGATTTCATCGTGGTCGTCAGGGTGTCATCAGAACCCACAAACTTTTCAAAGGCAAAACGTGGTGCCTTCACCACTACGTAGTCTAGCGTCGGTTCAAAAGCTGCAGGAGTGACCCCTGTGATGTCATTAGTGATTTCATCCAGTGTGTAACCAATAGCGAGTTTCGCTGCAATCTTTGCGATCGGGAAGCCCGTGGCCTTTGAAGCCAAAGCCGAGGAACGAGACACACGCGGATTCATCTCAATGGTGATCAATCGACCGTCTGCCGGGTTCACCGCGAATTGGATGTTGCAGCCGCCGGTATCTACGCCGACTTCCCGAATGATGGCGATACCTTGATCGCGCATCTTCTGATACTCGCGGTCTGTGAGGGTAAGCGCAGGCGCGACCGTTACGGAGTCTCCTGTGTGAACACCCAGTGCGTCGACGTTTTCAATGGAGCAGACAATAACCACGTTGTCCGCGCCATCACGCATCAATTCAAGCTCGTATTCTTTCCACCCTAAAATCGATTCCTCGATCAAGACATTCGCCTCGGGGGAAGCTGCTAAGCCACCACCAGCGATGCGTTCCAAGTCTTCTTGGTTAAATGCCAAGCCGGAGCCAAGCCCACCCATGGTAAAGGAAGGACGTACCACCACTGGAAGACCGAGTTCTTCA from Corynebacterium ulcerans carries:
- the carB gene encoding carbamoyl-phosphate synthase large subunit — encoded protein: MPKRTDIKHVLVIGSGPIVIGQACEFDYSGTQACRVLKEEGLRVTLINSNPATIMTDPEFADHTYVEPIQPEYIEKIFEKEMAEGHPVDAVLATLGGQTALNAAIQLDRRGSLKKYDVELIGADIDAIERGEDRQKFKDIVAKVGGESARSRVCHNMDEVYETVEELGLPVVVRPSFTMGGLGSGLAFNQEDLERIAGGGLAASPEANVLIEESILGWKEYELELMRDGADNVVIVCSIENVDALGVHTGDSVTVAPALTLTDREYQKMRDQGIAIIREVGVDTGGCNIQFAVNPADGRLITIEMNPRVSRSSALASKATGFPIAKIAAKLAIGYTLDEITNDITGVTPAAFEPTLDYVVVKAPRFAFEKFVGSDDTLTTTMKSVGEAMALGRNYIASLGKVMRSLENKQAGFWTTSDEAFAGERAQDVDAVLEDLKRPTQGRIYDAELALRLGASIEQVHEASGLDPWFLAELQALVDFREELVAAPVLDEPLLRRAKFLGLSDKQIAALRPEFAGEDGVRRLRWSLGVRPVFKTVDTCAAEFEATTPYHYSAYELDPNAESEVRPQVEKEKMIILGSGPNRIGQGIEFDYSCVHAALELSRVGYETVMINCNPETVSTDYDTADRLYFEPLTFEDVMEVYHAESQSGTVAGVIVQLGGQTPLGLAEKLRDAGLPVIGTSPEAIDLAEDRGEFGNVLKAAQLPAPEFGTATSFEDAKEVASRIGYPVLVRPSYVLGGRGMEIVYDEKALHSYIDRATEITSDHPVLVDRFLDNAIEIDVDALCDGEHVYLAGVMEHIEEAGIHSGDSACALPPMTLGAEDIETVRRSTEALAHGIGVRGLMNVQYALKDDILYVIEANPRASRTVPFVSKATGVPLAKAAARIMAGATIPELQQEGMIPTDFDGGSLPEHSPIAVKEAVLPFNRFRRPDGSMLDTLLSPEMKSTGEVMGLADNFGAAYAKAEQAAFGALPTSGTVFVSVANRDKRTLIFPIQRLASLGFKVLATSGTAGMLRRNGIECEVVLKQTQAREAAEQGDLGGRRSIVDIINAGEVDLILNTPAGSSGARHDGYQIRAAAVSVGVPLVTTVQGVTAAVQGIEALQQGELSVRPLQELDHSLSGK